One segment of Salvia splendens isolate huo1 chromosome 20, SspV2, whole genome shotgun sequence DNA contains the following:
- the LOC121781247 gene encoding serine/threonine-protein phosphatase 7 long form homolog, producing the protein MATSSSTGHLLYGPEDPSVLNMQKNHNSNKLMKEGTTQVFKVRRTESKTWDVEIHENVRYWLDVFGFKGVLDCGKPMKVDNELITALIERWRPETHTFHLPIGETTITLEDVQAIWGLRADGLVFTGRDYHDNFPDWTSKCRDLLGWIPDSSTETKQGGLLMTALINQTRMPLGDDLPTFVYIQRARIHALILLGGLILPDTTGCKVPFMWLNGLGDPEEVKNISWGSAALAYLYHYLCEASMDKRKELGRPMILLQLWAWERMPTLRPAFIGPVVHEPYTPCGARGTTQIGNAPRHSVEHYRDQLSLIRPGQFIWTSYAPYTLPDYCNDVNGCSLCETYLVCWAYVEAHEPGRVRRQFNRYQDIPQYVDKMLRNADHLGKNDRRGKKGNNWANTHQFYIGEWDMRYERFQAAEYAAPMSMNIPMNPGYMAWYNMITVTYMTQPGTRATAGMNESAASMRLFVEGFQQVFHLTTEDEIDPRVRQIREIVMNVLESTNNADVMEYPASQHQDVVMPYQPEVVPRRHELGDTATQSSLGCPSRCPIM; encoded by the exons ATGGCGACTTCAAGTTCTACTGGACATTTATTGTATGGACCTGAAGACCCGTCCGTCttaaatatgcaaaaaaatcacaattcaaaTAAACTGATGAAAGAGGGAACAACCCAAGTATTTAAAGTCCGAAGGACTGAAAGTAAGACTTGGGACGTCGAAATTCACGAGAATGTAAGATATTGGCTTGACGtctttggtttcaaaggcgtgCTCGATTGTGGGAAGCCAATGAAGGTCGACAATGAGCTGATCACGGCGttgattgagcgttggaggccggAGACACACACATTCCATCTACCGATCGGTGAGACGACGATcaccttggaagatgtgcaagccaTCTGGGGCTTGAGGGCGGATGGTCTCGTTTTCACGGGGCGTGACTATCATGACAACTTTCCAGATTGGACCAGCAAGTGCCGCGatctgttgggatggataccagaTTCTTCCACAGAGACAAAGCAAGGCGGTTTGCTGATGACCGCGCTCATCAACCAGACAAGGATGCCACTGGGTGATGACCTACCTACGTTTGTTTACATCCAAAGGGCACGTATCCATGCTCTAATTTTATTAGGAGGTCTCATTCTACCGGACACCACGGGGTGTAAGGTGCcatttatgtggttgaatgGGCTTGGGGATCCGGAAGAGGTGAAGAATATTAGTTGGGGAAGTGCGGCATTGGCCTACCTTTATCATTATCTGTGCGAGGCTTCCATGGATAAGAGAAAAGAGTTGGGCCGGCCTATGATCCTTCTGCAgctatgggcgtgggaaagaatgcccacattgaggCCTGCGTTCATAGGACCAGTTGTGCACGAGCCATATACACCATGTGGCGCCAG AGGAACAACGCAGATAGGAAATGCTCCTAGACACTCGGTTGAGCATTACCGTGACCAATTATCTCTGATTAGACCTGGCCAG tttatttggacGTCGTACGCACCTTACACACTGCCTGACTACTGCAATGATGTGAATGGATGCTCTCTGTGCGAAACGTACTTGGTATGTTGGGCCTATGTCGAGGCCCATGAGCCTGGAAGAGTGCGCCGACAGTTCAATCGGTACCAGGATATACCTCAGTATGTAGACAAGATGCTAAGGAACGCCGATCATTTGGGCAAAAATGATCGGCGTGGCAAGAAGGGCAACAACTGGGCAAACACACATCAGTTCTACATTGGGGAGTGGGACATGAGGTACGAAAGGTTCCAAGCTGCCGAATATGCCGCGCCGATGTCCATGAATATTCCCATGAACCCGGGGTATATGGCGTGGTATAACATGATTACCGTGACGTACATGACTCAGCCTGGGACACGGGCCACTGCTGGGATGAACGAGTCGGCTGCTTCGATGAGACTATTT GTTGAGGGTTTTCAGCAGGTTTTCCATTTAACTACGGAAGACGAAATTGACCCACGAGTGCGCCAGATTCGAGAAATTGTTATGAATGTACTCGAATCTACGAACAACGCTGATGTCATGGAGTACCCCGCTTCTCAACATCAGGATGTGGTCATGCCTTATCAACCAGAAGTAGTGCCACGGCGTCATGAACTGGGGGACACGGCTACACAAAGCAGTTTAGGATGTCCCAGCCGTTGCCCGATTATGTAG
- the LOC121781362 gene encoding uncharacterized mitochondrial protein AtMg00810-like translates to MQEELQALVRTDTWLITTLPPGKIPISCKWVYKIKFKADATVERYKLDEEIYMTLPPGLEVQQPAPESGRLASASDHSYFFKRSKDGGFFGVVIYMDDILVASSDTTIITEFKEFLAAHFNAGLLGCKPSTTPMDSSKQQQQDEGEPLTDPTAYRRLIGRLVYLCITRPDITFAVNKLSQFLSKPHTGHMLADWAACPDTRRSISGFCLFLGTSQLWLLLVVRWYRAMALALLKDFGI, encoded by the exons ATGCAAGAGGAACTGCAAGCTCTGGTGAGAACTGATACATGGCTGATCACTACTTTACCACCGGGCAAGATTCCTATATCTTGCAAATGGGTTTACAAGATAAAATTCAAGGCAGATGCTACGGTGGAAAGATATAAG CTTGATGAGGAGATATACATGACATTGCCTCCTGGATTGGAAGTCCAACAACCAGCTCCAGAATCTGGAAGACTTGCC TCAGCATCAGATCATTCCTACTTCTTCAAGAGATCTAAAGATGGTGGTTTCTTTGGAGTAGTGATCTATATGGATGACATTCTTGTTGCTAGCAGTGACACCACAATTATTACCGAATTTAAGGAGTTCCTTGCAGCTCATTTCA ATGCTGGCCTACTTGGTTGTAAACCTTCTACTACACCTATGGATTCaagcaaacaacaacaacaagatGAGGGGGAACCTCTTACTGATCCAACAGCTTACAGAAGATTGATAGGACGACTTGTGTATCTGTGCATTACTCGACCTGACATCACTTTTGCTGTTAACAAGCTTAGTCAATTCCTATCAAAACCTCACACTGGCCACATGCTTGCAG attgggcagctTGCCCAGACACTAGGAGGAGCATCTCTGGCTTTTGTTTGTTTCTAGGGACTTCAC AGCTATGGCTCTTGCTTGTTGTGAGGTGGTATAGAGCTATGGCTCTTGCTTTGCTCAAAGACTTTGGCATATAA